One Lachnospiraceae bacterium C1.1 genomic region harbors:
- a CDS encoding glycoside hydrolase family 99-like domain-containing protein encodes MKVISFYLPQFHEIPENNDAWGNGFTEWTNVRKAKPIYEWQNFPRVPLKDNYYNLLNVDTIRWQQSLASDSGIYGFCIYHYWFNGRLVLEKPVKNLLDNRDINLNYCFCWANEPWTKTWHGAGGNKEILIPQTYGGIDEWKKHYEYFRQFFCDSRYIKEDNKPIVVIYRLRNIPDFNAMIRCWNKMAQQDGFEGLYIISLNVAREHVYMSKNVNACVDFEPNRSKYELLSAGKGSTLIMDYDELYEEMLSRRHKTNEFRCAFVDYDDTPRRGDKGVAVKGRNIQKFRKYFAKTLELSRMEGNSYVFLNAWNEWGESNYLEPDTINGYSYLEAIREALKEKV; translated from the coding sequence ATGAAAGTAATATCTTTTTATTTGCCACAGTTCCATGAGATACCAGAAAACAATGATGCTTGGGGGAATGGGTTTACTGAATGGACGAATGTTAGAAAAGCAAAGCCAATTTACGAATGGCAGAATTTTCCGAGAGTCCCATTAAAAGACAATTATTACAATTTGCTGAATGTGGACACTATTAGATGGCAACAGAGTTTAGCAAGTGATAGTGGAATATACGGATTTTGTATATATCATTATTGGTTTAATGGCAGATTGGTTTTGGAAAAGCCTGTAAAGAACTTATTGGATAATAGGGATATAAATTTGAACTATTGTTTTTGCTGGGCAAATGAACCATGGACTAAAACATGGCATGGGGCTGGCGGGAATAAAGAGATTCTTATACCACAAACATACGGAGGTATTGATGAATGGAAGAAACACTACGAATATTTCAGACAATTTTTCTGCGATTCGAGATATATAAAAGAAGACAATAAACCAATTGTAGTTATATATAGGCTTAGAAATATTCCTGATTTTAATGCAATGATTAGATGTTGGAATAAAATGGCACAGCAGGACGGCTTCGAGGGGCTTTATATTATTTCATTAAATGTGGCAAGAGAACATGTGTATATGAGTAAAAATGTAAATGCATGTGTCGATTTTGAACCTAATAGATCAAAATATGAATTGCTAAGTGCTGGAAAAGGTTCGACATTAATAATGGACTATGATGAATTATATGAAGAAATGTTATCTAGAAGACATAAGACAAATGAATTTAGATGTGCCTTTGTGGATTACGACGATACTCCTCGAAGAGGTGATAAAGGTGTAGCTGTTAAGGGAAGAAATATTCAAAAGTTTAGAAAATATTTTGCAAAAACACTTGAATTAAGCAGGATGGAGGGGAATAGCTACGTTTTCTTAAATGCATGGAATGAATGGGGAGAAAGTAATTATTTAGAGCCGGACACAATAAATGGATATAGTTATTTGGAAGCTATAAGAGAGGCTTTAAAGGAAAAAGTATAA
- a CDS encoding GT-D fold domain-containing glycosyltransferase, protein MNVLIWAAGENALNIKNCFRDDVYVTAYIENDPLRWNTIFDGHNIVSANQIKECTYNYIIISTPNYHDIVEQIVAMGIDREKIIIPFDINQNERKLMRKIFHLGELLSYINSQRMLSMNYIINNLKYEIVDDIEKNNLKRPTIKSVKETLEMLKKGYSMSRYGDGELNMILGRNFSTFQEPDMRLIERLKEILVSNLDNHIVCLTDFYGSFEGMNDEFKNWFRRHLYNNGRELDYEILDLNKVYYNTYITRPYYDYKRKDKAFETFNGLKEIWKKRDLTIIEGYKTRFGVNNDLLSGAKSVERILCPAINAFEKYDEILVKANSIDKSRIVLISLGQSATVLAYDLARNGYQALDIGHLDIEYEWFLRRTDKKISIPGKYVNEVPLGRVVDEEIADLQYNSQITEKIF, encoded by the coding sequence ATGAATGTTTTGATTTGGGCTGCTGGAGAGAACGCATTAAATATAAAGAATTGCTTTCGGGATGATGTTTATGTAACTGCTTATATAGAGAATGATCCTCTAAGGTGGAATACAATATTTGATGGTCACAATATCGTTTCTGCAAATCAGATCAAGGAATGTACATATAATTATATAATCATTTCTACGCCTAATTATCATGATATTGTTGAACAGATAGTAGCAATGGGGATTGATAGAGAAAAGATAATTATTCCTTTTGACATCAATCAAAATGAAAGAAAACTCATGCGAAAAATATTTCATCTAGGAGAATTGCTCAGTTACATCAATTCCCAACGGATGCTTAGCATGAATTACATTATCAACAACTTAAAATATGAGATTGTAGATGATATAGAAAAAAACAATTTAAAAAGACCCACTATTAAGTCCGTTAAAGAAACCTTAGAAATGTTAAAAAAAGGCTATTCTATGAGCCGATACGGCGATGGCGAATTAAATATGATATTGGGTAGGAATTTTTCTACTTTTCAAGAACCTGATATGAGGTTGATTGAAAGGTTAAAGGAAATACTGGTTAGCAATCTCGATAATCATATTGTCTGTCTCACTGATTTCTATGGTTCATTTGAAGGCATGAATGATGAGTTTAAGAACTGGTTCAGGAGGCACTTGTATAATAATGGAAGAGAACTGGACTATGAAATATTGGATTTGAATAAAGTCTATTATAATACGTATATTACAAGACCTTATTATGATTATAAACGGAAAGATAAGGCTTTTGAAACATTTAATGGGTTAAAAGAAATATGGAAAAAGCGTGATTTAACAATCATAGAAGGATATAAGACTCGTTTTGGCGTTAATAATGACTTGCTCAGTGGTGCAAAAAGTGTCGAAAGGATCTTATGTCCTGCTATCAATGCTTTTGAAAAATATGATGAAATCTTAGTTAAAGCAAATTCAATTGATAAAAGCAGAATTGTTTTAATTTCACTTGGTCAATCAGCCACTGTTCTTGCATACGATTTAGCCAGAAATGGGTATCAGGCGTTGGATATAGGACATTTGGATATAGAGTATGAATGGTTTTTGAGAAGGACAGATAAAAAAATCTCAATCCCCGGAAAGTATGTAAATGAAGTACCTTTGGGGAGAGTTGTAGATGAGGAAATAGCGGATTTACAGTATAATTCTCAAATTACTGAGAAGATATTTTAG